One window of Bacteroides sp. AN502(2024) genomic DNA carries:
- a CDS encoding helix-turn-helix domain-containing protein — translation MKPLTDTDYIHALIAEGEHQQQDFKFEISDARKIAKTLSAFANTDGGRLLIGVKDNGKIAGVRSEEEKYMIEAAAQLYCMPEVEYTLQTYIVEGKQVLVATIEETPHKPVYAKDETGKPLAYLRIKDENILATPVHLRVWQQSDSPRGELIRYTEREQLLLDQLEHGTILSLNRYCRQTGLSRRAAEHLLAKFVRYDIVEPVFENHKFYFRMKNE, via the coding sequence ATGAAACCGCTTACTGATACCGATTATATACATGCACTGATTGCCGAAGGAGAGCACCAACAGCAGGATTTTAAATTCGAAATATCCGATGCACGCAAAATTGCCAAAACACTTTCAGCTTTTGCCAACACGGACGGAGGACGATTACTGATTGGCGTTAAAGACAATGGTAAAATTGCCGGAGTACGCTCCGAAGAGGAGAAATATATGATAGAAGCCGCCGCACAACTTTATTGCATGCCGGAAGTGGAATATACGCTGCAAACATATATCGTGGAAGGAAAGCAAGTGCTGGTGGCAACCATCGAAGAGACTCCACATAAACCGGTTTACGCCAAGGACGAGACAGGGAAGCCACTGGCCTATCTCCGCATCAAGGATGAAAATATTCTGGCAACCCCCGTACATCTCCGTGTATGGCAACAGAGCGACAGCCCCCGTGGAGAACTCATCCGATACACCGAACGTGAACAGCTCCTGCTTGACCAACTGGAACACGGGACTATCCTCTCACTCAACCGTTACTGTCGCCAGACCGGACTTTCCCGACGTGCCGCCGAGCATCTGCTTGCCAAATTTGTTCGGTATGACATTGTGGAACCCGTATTCGAAAATCATAAATTTTACTTCCGGATGAAAAACGAATAA
- a CDS encoding arsenate reductase family protein: MTTLFLQYPACSTCRKAKQWLIENNIEFTNRFIVEENPTVEELKAWIPRSGLPVKKFFNTSGLVYKELKLSEKLPAMSEEEQIALLASNGKLVKRPLVVTDSFVLVGFKPDEWEKLK; this comes from the coding sequence ATGACAACATTATTTTTGCAGTACCCGGCATGCAGCACATGCCGGAAAGCCAAGCAGTGGTTAATAGAAAACAACATTGAGTTTACCAACCGATTCATCGTAGAAGAGAACCCTACGGTTGAAGAATTGAAAGCATGGATTCCACGCAGCGGTCTGCCGGTGAAGAAATTCTTCAACACCAGCGGATTGGTATATAAAGAGCTGAAACTAAGTGAGAAGCTGCCTGCCATGAGTGAGGAAGAACAGATAGCACTCTTGGCAAGCAATGGTAAATTAGTGAAACGCCCACTGGTCGTGACAGACAGCTTCGTTCTGGTCGGTTTTAAGCCCGATGAGTGGGAAAAACTAAAATAA
- a CDS encoding cell surface protein translates to MNKKYLSVVLFGALLAASAGTFTSCKDYDDDIKGLQERIDGNQSSVAALEKQLATLDAAAKAAQTAADNAKTAAEAAQAEAEAAKAVGDQAAAEAAQAKRDAQAAQVAANNAKVEAIEEAKKQVEALKVLLQESINGKVDVEVFEAAQTAIGGKIAGIEERLNNLDPDQVAEDMRDAKQAIATLMAAYENLKIQEATLNEYKEACLDYTANAEAIKKAVEDIGTAQTEIEKLWNEINGEGGLKELIGGNTTAISNLTTQTAKDIENLENRINGQLTDIKDDIKDNIKPAILAIQNQIRDEIKPDLDQLHILVVARLSSITFAPDYIVDGVEAIKFSSLKYGAMDKSENAAIPTTYKFSTAALATASYHFNPASFKLANADYSYIDRTVTVVNTRAAASKWVEISGEPVANAEKGTVDFKLLRLNAHSTQPEKSDVNMIALQATLKGDAVDKKETGAVVTSPYVSVYDEVLDASDVRIADDATLTEFGADAHYATTFDACKEEEPRYKMYYNEVFDLKDLVATCFGDNEETNIHRKFPIEDYNLSYRFAVASSEYKISTGGTITDQQKNILCNDAEEGLFQAKDFSREAIGRTPIFKVELVDADGNVVRRGFVKVAIGVAKSDDMILPMSCGTLTYECASTTAKYEISEEYIIENLYRKIANSLGEVGMSHEEFWNLYDVSAATTIVTKNGQAYAMSSVPQIVDGPTAAGVATKKIVWSFKHSELGKIGNTSAFVASITVKNKLASSEYPAAVTFKFTLEVKLPAFTETLTKNEIYWTLNNISDDFDVNVTVPNKIDEAAENCQFSQDLKVAYKTHKVEGLPECVTDYYQITETKSNGKATATVLSGVKINGTVISLDKNDAAVQKALNSEGGLQAVVKHVYRLESDDELSQHSFVVNFIRPVNLNMPSGMSLQDAKTGGDIANFQHNNLLTDWRGEAITAPGSELVTESKSYWNYKYTPKYEYVDGHYVQTQEAKLNVKTEEVSFIATKPVTMYNVKATYTYSLWVGGTEATAGYQEKARETFEGNGETMSDAMMQIEAQVTAKKATDWKMYTYAIVKQEGEPVVTTSVVPKDEEVKYTYVSGIEYTPAKYEWIDGTWEEVKHDHSDMPDFAGSKDGETAGCGCYVWITETSQTTQPIPGQFWDFYGPFGDVKLDVTKATTDLSDGKLPSGATLVQEGNTVKYVNVHSPVGSEYKIFIPATVNYGWGTATSQLTIVVKPVKK, encoded by the coding sequence ATGAACAAAAAGTATTTAAGTGTCGTCCTGTTTGGAGCACTATTAGCGGCTTCGGCGGGTACATTTACTTCTTGTAAAGACTATGATGATGACATCAAGGGGCTACAAGAACGAATTGACGGAAATCAAAGCTCCGTTGCAGCTCTTGAAAAACAGCTGGCTACTTTAGACGCTGCCGCTAAGGCTGCACAAACGGCTGCCGATAACGCTAAAACGGCTGCTGAAGCTGCTCAGGCAGAAGCAGAAGCTGCCAAAGCTGTCGGTGACCAAGCTGCTGCCGAGGCTGCGCAGGCTAAACGTGACGCTCAAGCTGCACAGGTGGCTGCTAATAATGCTAAAGTGGAAGCCATCGAAGAAGCTAAAAAGCAAGTGGAAGCGTTGAAGGTTCTGTTGCAAGAGTCTATCAACGGAAAGGTTGACGTGGAGGTCTTTGAAGCAGCCCAAACTGCAATTGGAGGTAAAATTGCAGGTATCGAAGAGAGATTGAACAACCTGGATCCGGATCAGGTGGCCGAAGACATGCGTGATGCGAAGCAGGCTATCGCAACTTTGATGGCAGCATACGAAAACTTGAAAATTCAGGAGGCTACATTAAATGAATATAAAGAAGCTTGTCTTGATTACACTGCCAATGCTGAGGCGATCAAGAAAGCCGTAGAAGATATCGGCACTGCTCAAACAGAAATTGAGAAGCTGTGGAATGAAATCAACGGTGAAGGCGGACTGAAAGAACTGATTGGCGGTAATACAACAGCTATTTCGAATCTGACGACCCAGACTGCTAAAGATATAGAGAATCTGGAAAACCGTATCAATGGTCAGCTGACAGATATTAAAGATGATATCAAAGACAATATCAAACCGGCTATTCTTGCTATTCAAAACCAAATCAGAGACGAAATCAAACCTGACTTGGATCAATTGCACATATTGGTGGTAGCCCGTTTGTCAAGTATCACATTTGCTCCGGATTATATCGTAGACGGTGTTGAAGCGATCAAGTTCAGCTCGTTGAAGTATGGTGCGATGGACAAGAGTGAAAATGCAGCAATCCCTACTACTTATAAATTCTCTACAGCTGCTTTGGCAACTGCCAGCTACCACTTCAATCCGGCTAGCTTCAAGTTGGCTAACGCAGACTATAGCTACATTGACCGCACCGTTACAGTGGTTAACACTCGTGCTGCTGCCAGCAAGTGGGTTGAAATCAGTGGCGAACCGGTGGCTAATGCTGAAAAGGGTACGGTTGACTTCAAGCTGCTTCGTCTGAACGCTCACTCAACTCAGCCGGAAAAGAGCGATGTGAACATGATAGCTTTGCAGGCTACCTTGAAAGGTGATGCTGTTGACAAAAAGGAAACAGGTGCAGTTGTAACTTCTCCATACGTATCTGTCTACGACGAAGTACTGGATGCATCGGATGTACGTATTGCCGATGATGCTACTTTGACTGAATTTGGAGCTGATGCTCATTATGCAACCACATTTGATGCATGTAAAGAAGAAGAACCTCGATACAAGATGTATTACAACGAAGTGTTTGATTTGAAAGACTTGGTGGCAACTTGTTTCGGTGACAATGAAGAAACCAATATCCATCGTAAATTCCCGATCGAAGACTATAACCTGTCGTATAGATTTGCCGTAGCAAGTTCTGAATATAAAATTTCAACAGGAGGAACTATTACCGACCAGCAGAAGAACATCCTGTGTAACGATGCTGAAGAAGGTTTGTTCCAGGCTAAAGATTTCAGCAGAGAAGCTATCGGTCGCACTCCGATCTTTAAAGTTGAACTGGTTGATGCTGACGGTAATGTAGTACGTCGTGGTTTCGTAAAAGTGGCAATCGGAGTTGCTAAGAGTGATGATATGATTCTGCCTATGAGTTGTGGAACATTGACCTACGAATGTGCATCAACGACTGCTAAATATGAGATATCAGAAGAATACATTATTGAGAACCTGTATCGTAAGATTGCAAACAGTCTTGGTGAAGTGGGTATGAGCCACGAAGAATTCTGGAATCTGTATGATGTTTCTGCAGCTACAACTATTGTAACGAAGAACGGTCAGGCTTATGCAATGTCGTCAGTACCTCAAATCGTAGACGGTCCTACTGCAGCCGGAGTTGCAACTAAGAAGATTGTTTGGTCATTCAAACATAGTGAACTTGGCAAGATCGGTAATACTTCTGCTTTCGTAGCAAGCATTACTGTGAAGAATAAACTGGCTTCTTCCGAATATCCTGCTGCTGTAACATTCAAATTCACACTTGAAGTGAAGTTGCCGGCATTTACAGAAACGCTGACTAAGAATGAAATCTATTGGACTTTAAACAATATTTCAGATGACTTTGATGTGAATGTAACTGTTCCGAATAAGATTGACGAGGCTGCTGAAAACTGTCAGTTCAGTCAAGATCTGAAAGTAGCTTATAAAACACACAAAGTAGAAGGACTGCCCGAATGTGTTACAGATTATTATCAGATAACCGAAACCAAATCTAATGGTAAAGCTACTGCGACTGTATTGTCCGGTGTTAAGATCAATGGAACTGTAATCTCTTTGGATAAGAATGATGCTGCGGTTCAGAAGGCATTGAACAGCGAAGGTGGTCTGCAGGCTGTAGTTAAACATGTTTATAGACTGGAGAGCGATGATGAACTTTCACAACATAGCTTTGTGGTTAACTTCATCCGTCCGGTTAATTTGAATATGCCGAGTGGCATGTCTTTGCAGGATGCCAAGACCGGTGGTGATATCGCTAACTTCCAGCACAATAACCTGTTGACAGACTGGAGAGGTGAAGCAATTACTGCTCCTGGATCGGAACTTGTTACAGAAAGTAAATCTTATTGGAACTACAAGTATACTCCGAAGTACGAATATGTTGACGGTCACTATGTACAGACACAAGAAGCCAAGTTGAATGTGAAAACTGAAGAAGTATCCTTCATTGCTACTAAACCTGTGACTATGTATAACGTAAAAGCAACATATACATATAGCCTATGGGTAGGTGGTACTGAGGCAACTGCAGGATATCAAGAAAAAGCGAGAGAGACTTTTGAAGGTAATGGAGAGACTATGAGTGATGCAATGATGCAGATTGAGGCTCAAGTTACCGCTAAGAAGGCGACGGATTGGAAAATGTACACTTATGCAATAGTAAAACAGGAGGGAGAGCCTGTTGTAACTACTAGCGTTGTTCCGAAAGATGAAGAGGTTAAATACACTTACGTATCAGGTATCGAGTATACTCCGGCTAAGTACGAATGGATTGATGGTACTTGGGAAGAAGTTAAACATGACCACTCTGACATGCCTGACTTCGCCGGATCAAAGGATGGAGAAACAGCCGGATGCGGATGCTATGTATGGATTACTGAAACATCCCAAACTACTCAACCGATTCCCGGACAATTCTGGGACTTCTATGGACCATTCGGCGACGTTAAATTGGATGTAACGAAAGCTACTACCGATCTGTCTGACGGTAAATTGCCTAGCGGTGCTACTTTGGTTCAGGAAGGTAATACTGTTAAGTATGTAAATGTTCATTCACCGGTAGGATCTGAATATAAGATCTTCATCCCTGCTACTGTAAATTACGGTTGGGGTACTGCTACTTCTCAGTTGACTATTGTGGTGAAACCCGTTAAGAAGTAA
- a CDS encoding OmpA family protein, with protein sequence MKIRSLLLLSLLTVGGTIAMAQELRKIKEEGQTVFKPHWFMQVQAGAAHTVGEAGFTDLISPAAALNVGYKFAPAFGARIGVSGWQAKGGWVTPEQTYKYKYLQGNLDIMADLSTLFGGFNPKRVFNGYIFGGVGLNRGFDNDEANALDTKTHELEYLWQEGKILPTGRFGLGCDLRLNDRLSINIEGNANALSDKFNSKKAGNCDWQFNALVGVSIKLGKSYTKTAPVYYEPEPIVAEQPKPAPVVEQPQPKEEVVVAVQPMKQNVFFALNSAKIQKDQQAKILSLVEYLEKHPAAKVSVTGYADAETGNPKINHKLSEKRANNVAEALKAKGIAADRITVDYKGDTVQPYHTPEENRVSICIAE encoded by the coding sequence ATGAAAATAAGAAGTTTGTTATTATTATCTCTGTTGACTGTCGGTGGTACTATTGCTATGGCACAGGAGCTGCGGAAGATCAAGGAGGAAGGTCAGACCGTGTTCAAACCTCATTGGTTTATGCAGGTACAGGCGGGAGCTGCCCACACAGTAGGCGAAGCCGGTTTTACCGATCTGATTTCTCCGGCAGCTGCTCTGAATGTGGGCTATAAGTTCGCTCCGGCATTCGGTGCACGTATCGGTGTCAGCGGTTGGCAGGCAAAAGGAGGCTGGGTAACTCCGGAACAAACATACAAGTATAAATATCTGCAAGGCAATCTGGATATCATGGCAGATCTCAGTACTTTGTTTGGTGGTTTTAATCCGAAACGTGTATTCAACGGATATATTTTTGGCGGTGTAGGATTGAATCGTGGTTTTGATAATGACGAGGCGAATGCACTGGATACAAAAACTCATGAACTTGAATACCTATGGCAGGAAGGTAAAATTCTCCCTACAGGGCGTTTCGGACTGGGTTGTGACCTTCGTCTGAATGATCGTTTGTCCATCAATATCGAAGGAAATGCAAACGCTCTTTCCGATAAATTCAATTCCAAAAAGGCGGGTAACTGCGACTGGCAGTTCAATGCTTTGGTAGGTGTGAGCATCAAACTGGGTAAGAGCTACACTAAAACTGCCCCAGTTTATTACGAACCGGAACCCATCGTAGCGGAACAACCGAAGCCGGCTCCTGTAGTGGAACAGCCACAGCCAAAAGAGGAAGTGGTGGTAGCAGTACAGCCGATGAAACAAAATGTATTCTTTGCTTTAAACTCTGCAAAGATTCAGAAGGATCAGCAAGCTAAGATTCTTTCTTTGGTTGAGTACTTGGAGAAACATCCTGCAGCTAAGGTGAGCGTGACCGGTTATGCCGACGCGGAAACGGGCAATCCTAAAATCAATCATAAATTGTCCGAAAAACGTGCAAACAATGTGGCCGAAGCTTTGAAGGCAAAAGGTATTGCTGCTGATAGAATCACTGTTGATTATAAAGGTGATACAGTTCAGCCGTATCATACTCCTGAAGAAAATCGGGTAAGTATTTGTATTGCTGAGTAG
- a CDS encoding uracil-DNA glycosylase family protein, which yields MEIETHPLEPFLPAQSTLLMLGSFPPQKKRWSMDFYYPNLNNDMWRIYGILFFNDKNHFLNPTLKSFCREQIIDFLNEKGIALFDTASSVRRLQDNASDKFLEVVEATDVAALLRQLPECKAIVTTGQKATDTLRQQFDIEEPKVGDYSEFVFEGRAMRLYRMPSSSRAYPLALDKKAAAYRIMFQDLQLLD from the coding sequence ATGGAAATCGAAACACACCCGTTAGAACCGTTTCTCCCGGCCCAATCAACGCTGCTTATGTTGGGGAGTTTCCCGCCACAGAAAAAACGTTGGTCGATGGATTTTTACTATCCGAACCTCAACAATGACATGTGGCGCATATACGGAATCTTATTCTTTAATGACAAGAATCACTTTCTGAATCCGACACTAAAATCATTCTGCCGAGAGCAAATCATAGACTTTCTGAATGAAAAGGGGATTGCCCTATTCGATACCGCTTCATCCGTCCGCCGGTTGCAGGACAACGCATCGGATAAGTTTCTCGAGGTAGTGGAAGCTACCGATGTAGCAGCCCTACTGCGGCAACTTCCCGAATGTAAAGCAATCGTCACTACCGGTCAAAAAGCAACGGACACTCTCCGGCAGCAATTCGACATAGAAGAGCCGAAAGTGGGTGATTATTCCGAGTTCGTGTTCGAAGGACGTGCCATGCGGCTTTACCGGATGCCTTCATCATCCAGAGCGTATCCACTGGCATTGGACAAGAAAGCAGCCGCTTACCGGATTATGTTTCAGGATTTGCAGCTGTTGGATTGA
- a CDS encoding KamA family radical SAM protein → MKQKKMLTLTLSQLKQIYGQEVPEIVEIADKNSTVEDFKAGILRFLETCSIENETAEEAREQIRLLLHYDGRNVHELSTGQEMPIQTIRLLYEFLTGTLENMEMPTDLFIEMLQMLKRLKGKAVPLPSPQRIKNRNDRWETGLDEEVRAMREENKERMLHLLIQKIENRKSKPSVRFHFEEGMSYEEKYGLVSEWWNDFRFHLAMAVKSPGELNRFLGNSLSSETMYLLHRARKKGMPFFATPYYLSLLNVTEYGYNDKTIRSYILYSPHLVETYGNIRAWEKEDMIEAGKPNAAGWFLPDGHNIHRRYPEVAILIPDTMGRACGGLCASCQRMYDFQSERLNFEFETLRPKESWDRKLRRLMTYFEEDTQLRDILITGGDALMSQNKTLQNILDAVYRMAARKQRANLKRKDGEKYAELQRVRLGSRLLAYLPMRINDGLIDILREFKEKASAIGVKQFIIQTHFQTPLEVTPEAKEAIRKILAAGWMITNQLVYTVAASRRGHTTRLRQVLNSWGVMCYYTFSVKGFNENYAVFAPNSRSIQEQQEEKIYGRMTQEQEEELYKILETKVGGEEEVKGDVAKQLRRFMKKHHLPFLATDRSVLNLPAIGKSMTFRLVGLTEEGKRILRFEHDGTRHHSPIIDRMGQIYIVENKSLAAYLRQLAKMGEDPEEYASIWNYTQGETEPRFSLYEYPDFSFRTTDKMSNLSIQ, encoded by the coding sequence ATGAAACAAAAGAAAATGCTTACACTTACTCTTTCACAGTTGAAACAGATCTACGGTCAGGAAGTTCCGGAGATAGTGGAAATAGCGGATAAAAACTCCACTGTCGAGGATTTCAAGGCCGGGATACTGCGTTTTCTGGAAACTTGCAGCATCGAGAATGAAACTGCGGAGGAAGCGAGGGAGCAAATTCGACTCTTACTCCATTATGATGGACGCAATGTCCATGAACTGTCTACGGGACAGGAGATGCCAATACAAACGATCAGGCTGCTTTATGAGTTTCTGACGGGGACGTTGGAAAATATGGAGATGCCGACGGATCTGTTTATTGAAATGCTCCAGATGTTGAAACGATTGAAAGGGAAAGCGGTGCCGTTGCCGTCACCGCAACGTATCAAAAACCGGAATGACCGGTGGGAAACGGGACTGGATGAAGAGGTACGTGCGATGCGGGAAGAGAATAAGGAAAGGATGTTGCACCTGCTGATTCAGAAGATTGAGAACAGGAAATCGAAGCCTTCGGTGCGTTTTCACTTTGAGGAGGGAATGAGTTATGAAGAAAAGTACGGGTTGGTAAGTGAATGGTGGAATGATTTCCGCTTTCATCTGGCAATGGCTGTCAAAAGTCCGGGTGAGTTGAATCGATTCCTGGGGAATTCACTCTCTTCGGAGACTATGTATCTACTTCACCGTGCCCGGAAGAAGGGAATGCCGTTTTTTGCGACTCCTTATTATTTATCGTTACTTAATGTAACGGAATATGGGTATAATGACAAGACCATCCGGAGTTATATTCTGTATTCTCCCCATTTGGTGGAGACGTACGGCAATATTCGCGCGTGGGAGAAGGAGGATATGATAGAGGCCGGGAAACCGAATGCCGCGGGCTGGTTCTTGCCGGACGGACATAATATTCATCGCCGATATCCGGAGGTGGCTATCCTCATCCCTGATACGATGGGACGGGCTTGCGGAGGACTTTGTGCCTCTTGTCAGCGTATGTATGATTTCCAAAGTGAACGGTTGAATTTCGAGTTTGAGACGTTACGCCCTAAGGAATCATGGGACCGCAAGCTGCGCCGGTTAATGACCTATTTTGAAGAGGATACGCAGTTGAGGGATATTCTTATCACAGGGGGCGATGCGCTGATGAGTCAGAATAAAACGCTTCAGAATATTCTGGATGCGGTGTATCGGATGGCAGCACGCAAACAAAGGGCGAATCTTAAGCGCAAGGATGGAGAGAAATATGCGGAACTACAGCGGGTACGGCTGGGATCACGCCTGTTGGCTTATCTGCCGATGCGTATCAACGACGGGCTGATTGACATTCTGCGGGAATTCAAAGAGAAGGCATCGGCTATCGGGGTGAAACAGTTTATTATACAGACCCATTTTCAGACGCCATTGGAGGTCACGCCTGAAGCTAAAGAAGCCATCCGGAAGATTCTTGCTGCCGGATGGATGATTACGAATCAGCTGGTATATACGGTGGCTGCTTCACGCCGGGGGCATACGACCCGCCTTCGCCAAGTGCTTAATTCATGGGGAGTCATGTGCTATTATACATTCTCGGTGAAGGGATTCAATGAGAACTATGCAGTATTTGCACCCAATAGCCGCTCCATACAAGAGCAACAGGAAGAAAAGATTTACGGCCGGATGACGCAGGAACAGGAAGAGGAATTATATAAGATATTAGAAACAAAAGTCGGAGGGGAAGAGGAAGTGAAAGGAGATGTTGCCAAGCAACTGAGGCGCTTCATGAAAAAGCATCATTTGCCTTTCCTTGCCACGGACCGCAGTGTGCTGAATCTGCCGGCTATCGGCAAGAGTATGACGTTCCGGTTGGTAGGATTAACGGAAGAAGGTAAACGGATTCTGCGCTTCGAACATGACGGAACGCGCCACCATAGTCCGATCATCGACCGGATGGGGCAGATTTATATCGTAGAGAATAAATCGCTGGCTGCTTATCTGCGCCAGTTGGCCAAGATGGGAGAAGACCCGGAAGAGTATGCCTCCATCTGGAATTATACCCAAGGAGAAACCGAACCTCGTTTCAGTCTTTACGAGTATCCCGATTTCTCTTTCCGCACAACAGATAAAATGAGTAATTTAAGTATTCAATGA
- a CDS encoding histone H1, with protein sequence MKELVEKVAALYADFSKDANAQIENGNKAAGTRARKASLEIEKAMKEFRKASLEASKK encoded by the coding sequence ATGAAAGAATTGGTAGAAAAAGTAGCAGCTCTTTATGCTGACTTCTCAAAAGATGCTAACGCACAGATTGAAAACGGTAATAAAGCAGCTGGAACTCGCGCTCGTAAGGCTTCTTTGGAAATCGAAAAAGCAATGAAAGAATTCCGTAAAGCATCTTTGGAAGCTTCTAAGAAATAA
- a CDS encoding HU family DNA-binding protein: MDVLVERYQRRKYVNQEDAPLLYYIRKKSGNVRVMDIDTLASAIESKSALTAGDVKHTIEAFVEQLRLSLTQGDKVKIDGLGTFHITLTSDGTEAMRDCTVRCIRRVNVRFVADKALKLMNSSHTSTRSDNNVDFVLSGKSDGSGSEDDGSEDKPVDEEAPNPTA; encoded by the coding sequence ATGGATGTATTAGTAGAACGCTATCAACGCAGAAAGTATGTAAACCAGGAGGATGCTCCGTTGTTGTATTACATACGTAAGAAATCGGGCAATGTCAGAGTGATGGACATCGACACATTGGCGAGCGCCATCGAGAGTAAATCGGCACTGACCGCCGGTGATGTGAAACACACCATCGAGGCATTTGTAGAGCAGTTGCGTCTGTCGCTCACCCAAGGCGACAAGGTGAAAATCGACGGATTGGGTACGTTCCATATCACGCTGACCAGCGACGGTACGGAGGCTATGAGAGATTGTACGGTACGCTGTATCCGCCGCGTCAATGTACGCTTTGTTGCCGACAAGGCTTTGAAGCTGATGAATTCGAGCCATACGAGTACGCGAAGCGATAACAATGTAGACTTCGTCCTGAGCGGCAAGAGCGATGGCAGCGGTTCCGAAGACGATGGTTCGGAAGACAAACCGGTTGACGAAGAGGCTCCGAATCCTACCGCCTAA
- a CDS encoding tyrosine-type recombinase/integrase has protein sequence MLKVVTFMKQVARGLQMEGNFGTAHVYRSSLNAIIAYCGKEDFTFDEVSSEWLKGFEVHLRSRGCSWNTVSTYLRTFRAVYNRAVVLREATYVPHLFRSVYTGTRADHKRALDEEDLKKVFAGFSQSFVVSPSLRQAQELFTLMFLLRGLPFVDLAYLRKSDLHDNVITYRRRKTGRTLSVTLTAEAMILVKRYMNRDSSSPYLFPLLKSREGSPEAYREYQLALRTFNRQLMLLGELLGLGDRLSSYTARHTWATTAYYCEIHPGIISEAMGHSSITVTETYLKPFRDKKIDEANRRVIDFVNRTVSIAIC, from the coding sequence ATGTTGAAAGTAGTAACATTTATGAAGCAAGTGGCCCGTGGGCTACAGATGGAGGGAAACTTTGGTACTGCTCATGTATACCGTAGCAGTCTCAATGCCATCATTGCGTATTGTGGGAAAGAAGATTTCACCTTTGACGAGGTGAGTTCGGAGTGGTTAAAAGGATTCGAGGTACACCTTCGCAGTCGTGGCTGTAGTTGGAATACCGTTTCCACTTATTTGCGCACGTTTCGTGCAGTTTACAATCGTGCCGTTGTTCTTCGTGAGGCAACTTATGTTCCCCACCTGTTCCGTTCAGTTTATACCGGAACTCGTGCCGACCATAAGCGTGCGTTGGATGAAGAGGATTTAAAGAAAGTATTTGCCGGATTTTCGCAATCCTTTGTCGTCTCTCCGTCCTTACGTCAGGCACAGGAGCTGTTTACCCTGATGTTTTTATTGCGCGGTTTGCCATTTGTCGACCTCGCCTATCTGCGTAAGAGTGATTTGCATGACAATGTGATCACGTATCGCAGGCGTAAAACAGGTCGTACCCTTTCTGTGACGCTGACTGCGGAAGCGATGATTCTGGTAAAGAGATATATGAACCGTGACAGTTCTTCTCCTTATCTGTTTCCTTTGTTGAAGAGCCGTGAAGGGAGTCCGGAGGCTTATCGTGAATACCAGCTGGCATTGCGCACCTTCAACCGCCAGCTGATGTTGCTGGGTGAATTGTTGGGACTGGGCGATAGATTAAGCTCCTACACCGCGCGGCATACTTGGGCTACGACAGCCTATTATTGTGAGATTCATCCGGGAATTATTTCCGAAGCGATGGGTCACTCTTCCATTACTGTGACCGAAACCTATTTGAAGCCTTTCAGGGATAAGAAAATAGATGAGGCCAATAGGCGGGTAATCGATTTTGTAAATCGTACAGTTAGCATTGCAATTTGTTGA
- a CDS encoding N-acetylmuramoyl-L-alanine amidase: MRTVNLIVVHCSATREDKSFTEHDLDVCHRRRGFKGPGYHFYIRKNGDIKSTRPIEQIGAHSQGFNRESIGICYEGGLDCKGQPKDTRTCWQKHSLRVLILTLLKDFPQCRVCGHRDLSPDLNGNGEIEPEEWIKACPCFNAETDWDKE; the protein is encoded by the coding sequence ATGAGAACAGTTAATCTGATTGTTGTCCATTGCTCGGCAACACGCGAAGACAAATCCTTCACCGAACATGATTTGGACGTCTGCCACCGCCGCCGCGGTTTCAAGGGACCAGGGTATCATTTCTATATCCGCAAGAATGGGGATATCAAGTCTACCCGCCCGATAGAACAGATCGGCGCACACAGCCAAGGTTTCAACCGGGAGAGCATCGGCATCTGTTATGAAGGCGGTCTGGACTGCAAGGGACAACCGAAAGACACACGTACCTGTTGGCAGAAACATTCGCTACGGGTCCTGATCCTGACTTTACTAAAAGACTTTCCCCAGTGCCGCGTCTGCGGACATCGCGACCTTAGCCCCGATCTGAACGGAAACGGTGAGATTGAACCGGAAGAGTGGATCAAAGCCTGCCCCTGCTTCAATGCCGAAACGGACTGGGATAAAGAATAA